The Magnolia sinica isolate HGM2019 chromosome 9, MsV1, whole genome shotgun sequence sequence aatcaagcttgaggaccgagccgagccgagttcgagctgaggtcagccagtggccaagCCGActtagttcgactcgatgtacaaccctacatGTACTCTACCCTCCACCATTGGGAGAACAACCACCTCTAAATTAATCACCCCCTCCTCACTTTGGAATCCTCTATAGACATAAGGTCGACCTGTAAATGATGCTTATACATGAACCATAGACATCAATGTCTCCACATCCCACACATTTAAACCATGCCACCCTACCAAAAGAGCCCACTTGCTCACTCCAATGAGATACACTCTTCAGCCGCCCTTCTGTTGACACCCGTTCTTTAGAATATGATCTAACCCTTCCTCACTCGTTGGCAACATGAATAGAACTGTACACCAATCCATCTTCTTATCTCCCACAAGAATGAATGTTTTCCACCATCACAAACCCATTCATGCAAGCCATCCATCGTAACACCTTGTCCAGATTCAGGAATCTCACAAAGCACGCCACTTGAGCTTCCCAGTACCTCTGTTACTTGGAATAATATTCTTGATGACCATACTGTAATATTCAAACAATATGGAAACATCATAACATTCCATGTTGGATCAAATCCAGCCACAAATATCATAAGGTCCCCTTTTACTGCAAGTGTACCCCTTCACTGGGATCCATTGATCACCCATCGCCATTTTCAGTTCGTTGTGGTTTTTTTTATTAGATCATTCTATACGAAAATTTGCTTTGTGGTGGAACAATTGCTTCCCAATTAATGTGGGAAATTCTTCATTTGGATCAAATTTGTTTAGTAGGTAATAAGACATTTTAAGATCATATTActtgcagtgttttaaatatcgacgatatcggccgatatatcccacgatatatcttgtatcccacctgtgcgatacgaaacgcataggtagtgccgatatatcccacctatttgatTTGGTGGACATTTTCGATTTCCAATCcatttttttgttgtaaatcacactAAATCAGTGTCAattggttacaaatctatgattcttcatgtttttcgtGAAAAATCATggttttggagctttgatttcaagatttagggagatgggccaagttgcagaaaattgggaaaaattgaaatttctcaatttctcgcaaattagtTGCAATATTTATATCcgaacacaaaatcaaacatgtatgtaacttgatctaatgattcttcttttgcttttgaatgtactGCTTGTGTTTTTATACATGTCTTgttatgtttataaattatatgaataaactttgaatatacttgcatcggtTTAATTGTACAATGCATATATTAGGATCCCATGCAAAGGAAACCCCTAatgtggatttatttatttatttttgtaatgttctaatttctaagtgtgtattgatgtctttttcaacaatccctggagtttcattgaaaaattccaccaatttcccaatgttcccatgtttcccaacaataacgatacattacgcgatacaaccgatatatccaatgcgataaccgatatgtatccatatcccaagggtgtgatacattacgcgataacgatatttaaaacattgattactTGTTATAAAAAGCTTGCGAAGAAGattcgtgtagccaaccccaattcaTTGGGATAAGtcttaggtgatgatgatgatgacgatgaataTTACTTGTTGTAAAAAGTTGGTGAGAGAATAAGAGATCACAAAAAGGGAGTGTGCCTTATGATGGATTTTATCAACCAATTTACGAGATTTTGCTCCATAGTGAGCTTGTAGGATGTCGCTctctattgagtgtgaaatattgcatatttccccctatttatactttggttttataaacatgatagtgcttaatcaatttaattatgcatgttttcatgtgcgaggtgatttcgagagcttaaaggtgaaattgatgtcaaaaggaagatttatgctcaaaagattactaaataaagatttggagatttggaagtcattaatgaaaaattcacatgccaaaaattcaagaaaatcaagtgaggaatgaaaagaattaaagatttgaagtgaagaaaatgaatcctgaaattgtcctgaaaacaaacatattcttaaaattgtcctgaaaaggcatattctgaaacttcgaGTTTGTTTATTTTcggaaactgcgcagagtgcgtaaatttgaggcggtttaaactcggagcatattttgggaaactgcgcagagtgcgtaaatttgaagtggTTTCTACATTTTTCCAACTTtatgcgaaagttagagttccacaactataaataggactccttagaatgcttcaaagcatcttctagggtttggaaatatctcaaggagcatacacaagggtggagaaACCagtaaagagtttttcttcttccctagtttatttttcattcgttatttaagagatttggtttcaatcatgtctatggttggctaaacctcttagctagggctaagatatgaagcttgtaacgtgtttggatgtttattttgctttgattcttgttcttattgaacttcattgatttctagtttgatattaagaaaatattttcagttttctatgatttattgtgactcaaattacaatagatgttgtgatagctttgaatatcttcttttcctgtttcgagatagtgagattggtaaatcccattattcaccatcgtctcctgggcatggtagggtgatgaaatcccttccaatcatcacaattctcctccattgagaattaagtcaatgaaaagttcagatttgatttaaattgctttatcttccaattggataagataggacttcaatttcaattgtgttccttgaatcaagtaaggtagcatcttgatagcgacaagtggatccttggcaccatagttcccaccttttattgatagtttaaacattattcacaattactctcttttattccaaaattcagatttagatcttcttctagttctagttttagttcttttcagaatacgtacaagtttagtccctgtggattcgacctcgttctcacgagttattactacatcgcgaccctacacttggggttgtgaacactctcCCTTGCAGAAccttttccattttatttttgagatcattGCATGCAAACCATTGGTTTTGAAACAGTCGCACACATCAGCAAATGTACAATTTTCCACTAGTTGGACCAATTGATGATCTTTGGACCAATAGCCATATATGCACTAGTTGTATTTCTCCTTAACTGTGTATTGGTAGGCCATTGATCAAGGATTAGGGTCTTCCAATCTAGAAGAATTTTCAGTCTTCGATGCATCCCCCAACCATTGTGAGACACATCAGATCAGCTGTTTGGATCACAGAAGGAATGTCCAATATGTGCACAATCCTGCACACCAGTAAATCATGCGTTTCTGAGAAGTGAAATGAACGATGGCTTTTTTACCAGTTTACTCTCGGCTACAGCATTTTCATTAGAACTTGGCGCGCTAACGAGTGCAAGCTCCCACCCAGTAGCTCCACTTGTCAGATCAGGACCATTTCCAGTATTTAATGGATTATCTGAAATAAGATGAATAAAATACATTAGCAAGTATAAGCATTTACTTTATAATTTACCAAAATTTTTGGTATTCCCACACTCAATTCCACACGTGGCCAAACGTGCCTACCTGGAACCCATTGGGCCACTAAAtggtgcatcaggtgggccctaccatgtagATGGACTggtaaaaaatcaggccaatatcCTCATTAGGCCACACATGTACTTTTGAACTGTGGAGTGTCAGTTATTATTTCTAACCTGTTTGTTTTGCATGAATGTGTAGCCCGCCTGAtaagtggactggcctgattttgagGCCACCTCATATTACATGTTAGGACCCATCTGATACATAAAGTCGGACATCGGACATCTCAAAGATGTGCTAAACTGGAGAATGAGGCCATGATTAGAGGTGGTGGGCTTCGCAAAGCTGTTACATTAAATTCATGAATATGAGTTTACAGAGACATTCACCAGATGTGACAATAGCAAGTGCCAGAGCGTTTTTCTCATCCAACTGTGACGCTTTCTGGCTTGAAGCATTTAGTCCCTGATAGAAACAAAAATAATTCAAGgccaaacaaaagtaaaagatTTAGGTTGTGTTTGAAAGTTACAATATTTTCATTGAGTACCACAGCGATTGTGCTCAATTTGGCTCTTTGCCACATAGAGCTCAGTTGCCAGTTTGACAGACTCTCTCAGTTCCACTCAGTGAGGAATGAGGTTTTCGTACATCCCAACAAAggctatttttaaatttaaaatgggGTCATCACATCAtcgaagccttatcccaattaattggagtCAGCTACACAAATCCCATTTCATAAGATttatgatgaaagttatggcataagtttgatgccggttgccaacctgacacaaccctcctttatccgggCTGGCAACCAGCAATGAGAACATAAAACTCCCAAAggcgcaatgtaatagactatttatataggttgattacaatcaagtgccCTTTCAAAAGAGAAACCTGAACATTCACCTACAGACACACATGCATCAAGTCTGCATTAGCAGCATTCTTACCAAAATATCATCAGTAAAGGGTGTTGTTACTGGAGCCTTGCTGATCTCACTCTTGAGGGATTCTGCTGTTTCCTGGGAAGGCTGTGGTTTTTCAGGAAAATCTGACAATTTCTTAATCACCTTGGGATTGGGAGCTACACCCTTGTCATCATCACCCTAATGATACATGAGGATTAGAATGCTCAGTGGTAAGTAAAACCAGCTAGAAAATGTATCATCCTAGACAGCTTCAAGCAACTCAACCACCCAACAGTGTCCATGTGGAAAGTaggctagaaaaaccctagaaaataagtTCAGTACTGGGACAATAAAAATATATTAGGAAACCACGAACATCTGCAAGACTATTAAGGCAAAATCTATTCTTTATGGTCAATAAAATTcactaattaaattttttttaaggccCCTTAAAGTATCCATCAAGATGATGTATATGAATAGCCAAGATTCAGATGCAAGACCCCAACAGTTGCAAGGGAATTTGCCACCAAAATCCCTTCTCTCAGCACAAGATGAAATGAAACAAGCATGGAAAACAAATTGGATCTAAAATCACGTCTATACTGAAGGAAAATCTCCATGGCTCCAACAGATTTTCCATAAATATGATATCCTCACACATGTTCTCTTCTGATTTTGCTGGCCCTAGactcaaacaaacaaacaaaaaagtcACCCAATTTTGGATTGTAAACTTTCTATTTCAGAGACAAACTCGGAAAGCAAAAGGCATCCCCTAGAAAGTGCTTTACCATTTCAGCTACAACCTGTTATATGAGATCTCATGACTCATCAGATAATTTATATGCTTCCTGAGGCAGGGATGCTTATAAAATACTGCtttaaaacttaaaatatgagtTCCCAAAAGACAACTCAAATAAAAAAGAGGATCCATACCACATTCCGTTGAAGTGGTAAAGCCAGTGGAGCTTCCTTGACATACTCTTCCATGGCTGTGATAAATGATGCAGCAGGCTGGAAATGATGAGATAAAGAATTTAATAAACTGTAGCAGCAGAGAAAAAATTATTGAAGTGTCCTTGAAGACTAACAGCATAGAATTCTACAGTTTAAAGAAACAACAAATGGGTTTAACAAACACAGATTTTGAAGTTCCACACCTGTTCAATTTTAATAAACTTCTGTCCACGCAAAAGACTGAGCCCCTTACAGATTTCATAAAACTCAGATAGCTTCTCTGCCTGCAGCCAGATCAAGGGGCTTCCAATGTTAAACTATTGTTGAAGAATGATGGAAATTTCAGACCACATTCTTGAACCATTAGTATTGCATAAGAGATGCATTATGAGCATAGACATACATGGAACCATCTGGCCTGAAATACACACCTGATGACCTGCCTTACGGTAAATATCAAGTGCCCTAACAGCCTCATGCTTCTGCATCTCAAAGAACTGCCACCGAAACACTATCACCATGGACCCATATAAACCACTAGATGAATGACGAATGCTACTAACTGATGCATCTTCAAGTGCCAAACACAAGAACCTGAAATATgcccatgtggcacgtgtgaGATCCATGTGGTGGGTCCATGTTGAACGCCGCCCCAGAAATCAAGCTGGTCCACTTCTCTGGCAGCCCACCCATGGACGTTGAATTTGGACCAGTGGTTAACCTTGTTAACCATCTACTCTTTGTACAcgtgtggcccgcctgatgaaTGGAATGGTCTGATTGACCTCACACGTGGATGCCACTTTGGCACTTGTGTTACACATTTGTTTGGCACTTGTAGGGGGCATCTGCAAGTAGAATTCCTCAATGAACAAAgcttcttaaaaaataaaataaaaaccctatGAACAAAGATAAAAGAACAAGGAGTCCAGGACCCAACCTTGTCCACCAAATTGAGAGTACCATCATTAATAGCACTGTAAAGCTTAACACTTTCACCTGCAACCTGCACACAGACAGCCAGAATAggttcaaaaacaagaaaagtgAACCAAGTCATAGAATAAGTACTTCAAAAGGCTTCTTACCATCGCAAGTGCATATTGAATCACATTATTATATACAGCTGTACCCTCTGGCTGCAAGAACAGTATGCAATCGTTGCTCAAATAAAATGCAGGAGACATGCTCTATGCAATCTACATAATTGCATAATAAACATGCACTGTTAAAAGCATAAGTGCAAAACCAGATTGTTATACACCATGTGTGTTCAAGTTCAGAGCACCTGGCAACCAAGGAGACGGAAAAGCAGCCGTTGCAATGCAGGTAATTGCTCAAGCATGTCAGCAGTGTTAAGCTCCCTCGTTTTCTGTTAACAGAACATCACAGAATCAAATCCAGCTCGGTATCTTATTGCACTTTTCAATAGTATGAATGACCATTGACCACAAGTATGGTATAATTTTTTGCATGACACTTCTCCATGAAACTGAACCAGAAGATGTCTATTTCCTTGAAGTTTCCGTTGCATAAGAAGAAAATGAATGTGGAGCCAGAAGGCTCTGAGGATTTATTTGCATGCAACATTATTCTCAAGGGGAAAGTTGGTAAAGTCTGAAACCGTATGCACTATAGAAGAGAAGTTCGTGGAAAAGGTTATTACTGTGAAAACTAAGGCAAGTATGATGAGGCTGTTGAGAATGGTTTTGTAAATGTAAAATGACAACAGGAAAGAGCATGGTTGAAAACGGCATGGAAGAAGACAGAATCAAGGGGGTGGAGCTGAATCCACCGtggaaataaaaatcccaaatccGAGGGAAAGAAAACTGACAGAAGTACATCTGATAACAACTAGTGTGCCCAGAGAGACCAGGCTGCCCCACAAATTTTGAAGCATCAACAAAGGAATGGGCTAGTGGACCCAAGTTAAGCCATATCGATACGCATATCGTCCATTATGGCCAATATGGACTGTTATGCTACCCATAatagtctctttttttttctaaaaaaaaaaatccggaAAATGTGGGAAATTTTCCAAATATTTAAAGGATTCTAAAGATGTATTCTTTTTTCTTCAGCCATGTTTATTATggcgtaacagtccactctttggtaaaaATGTTGTCTCTATCTGGTAATTCCGTGAACCTGACAAGCTTAAACTGACCCCTAGATTAGTTCGAAATTCATGCAAGCTATGGCACTCATCCCAATAAAGCACATCCCTAAACATTTAACACCATTCCCCCCAAGTAATTTTAagatatttaaaattaaaattcgaATAAACAATGTCGCTAGTTTGGGGACCCTCTAAATGGGCCTAAATCAACCCCAAACTCAAGCAAGCTATAacactcatcccactaatgcacatCCCTAAGCATTTAACATTATTCCCCCTAAGTAATTATAagataaaattaaatttaaattcgaATGAATAATGTCACCGGTTCAAGAGACCTTGCAAATTCATGAAATCTATGGCGCTCATTCCACTAATGCAGATCCCTAAGCATATGATATTATTCCCCctaagaaattttaagaaaaaaaaaaatagaattaaatttggatgaatagtATCGCTGATTTGGGAGACCACTCGAGTGCCCCCAAATTGGCCCAACTCATCTCACTAATACAATAAACtccaaattatgcttatttcacCATTGGACAATTAaatcggtggacatttattggatagtgaagaaTTAAAAAATCTAgtggtcctatttcaataaacaagcgTCCGCAAATCAACTATTAtgatcattcaaacaatttgattttggaattgttACTAGGCAAAAACGGCCCCCACATTTTAATAGGTTTAGTTTGATttaatacatgccacgtgtacaaatgTTTTTAGCGCAAGTGTATCAAGTTTCATGCACCGGAGCATCTTGTAAGAAAAAAGAGAACTTCTCAAGTCAAATTGGTGGGAACGAAATCTACAGTCCACCCAACAAATAACCTCCAACTGGTtaagtgcatgtgaaatccaacctttCCAATACATTGGCCCCAAGATAAGGGCCACTTGGTGCAAAAATAATCCAAATCTACTCGTTAGGTGGCCCATGCCATAGAGAAAATTTTCTagcattgataaatagcaaatatatatatatatagacacacacacacacacacaagtgtggtccactcaataagTGGATATGCCTGAATTTTGTAAAAGGTGATTCTCGTGATGGGGCAAACCTATTAGATgcagtggatttctcacataaaAGGTTGGACGTTATCCACCACTCAACCGTAGCTtatagtccaactggttggatggatTTTTACTTTTTCAACACACAAGGACACAGAGCAGCCACAAATTCACTTCTCaaaagagaaggggagagagaaagagagatgcaCTTGCAACCAAGAGAAGAGGTAActaaatttttctttttctttttttcttttttttttgttttttcaatgaCTCCGTTATGACTATTACAGATCTATAACGGACCATTATGGTGTGTTTCTTCAGGGCTCACCAATTCAGCCCCGTATTGCATGACGCGGTCGGCTAGTACTGTTGCTTAACAGCTCATACGGCCATTACGTAAGCATTTCGCACACGTTGAGTGGACCAGAAACCTTCTTTTGGCacagcaaaaataaataaataaatttgccaTCAAGAGTATGGAACCCTGTAGAACATATGAGGCATGTGTTTTTCTTTGGGGGTTGGGAGAATCGGGCCTTTAGAACGTTGAGGAAAAAGGTCAATGTGTACATATATTTTGAGAAAGGTGATCCTCTCAAACTGTAGCGTGCAACTTCATATAGATATTGACCTTAATACAGTGTCACAAAGCTCATTAAGAAAATAAAAGCCAGTCAGCGCAACATGCAGCTCAAAAAGGATCTTTGTACATTTTAAATTAACTGAAGTTGGATACATAAAACCAATTTGAATAATTTCTTAAATTATGTGTCAAATAAAGCATAACAAAGCTCAACCTGTTTAATTCCCCACATACAGAAACAAAAATGAATAATAGCTCATGAGCTATCAAATGTCTTTGCATAGGAGACAGCCACAGAGAAGTGAGGAAGAGAATGCAAAGTTAAACTGCTTACTGTATGCTCAGTCTCAACATCATACTTCAGGATGCGGAAACATTCTAGCCTTTCCTCCAGATATAGAGCATAAGTACGAACCCAGGCGGAGTAATCCCATGCTTCAAGGAAAAATAAACCAAAAGAATATCATGATCAGTTTCTGTATTTCAAAACTTCTGCAAATAAGATAAATTACTAGAACAAGTAATACCATTTGGACTTGAGTCATCCTTGAAATGGGACAAGTTCAGCATTTGACCTCTGCTCCTGGTGTAGCTCTTGAGCTCTTCACGAAATGAGGGATCCACCTCCCTCAAAGCACGGTGAATAATTATCAGAGTTTTCAATGCAACCTAAGTAATTAAATAAGATAGGCCAGATATCAAATAAGCGAAACTACCAGCCACAAAAGGACTTCACACATGTACATGTCTAAGTCACACAAACAAATGGTATTGTTTGCCTGGGTACTTAATAAAGAATCGATATAGCAAAAGGCAGTTAGCAGGAACATACCGCCCAATTGTGTGTTTTGGTGAGACGTCTAGCAAGGGTTTGTATGCAATATGAAACATCAGCACGAGGTCTTGTTGCTGAAATTGCGTCAAAAATAGCTGCCATAACAATGACAATAAGTATTAACTGCGTGATTAATCAACTTTCATAGAAGCATTACTGGTATCGATGCATGTATTGCACCCTCAGGATACGGATACATTTGAGAAGTATCGCATGTATCAGGTTATGTATGATTAAccaacttcaagagatgttaaaagtgATGATTACACACATAGaactcaaaaaaattaaaaaattaaaaaataataaataataaataaataaaccaagcATGCATAATAACTCTCCATTGTATAGGAGCGCAGATTATGCGGTGTGACAGATTGATGTATAATGAACCTtttatttattggatggttaaaatgaaaaatatccaacactCCTAATTCATCAAATAAGTAATCAATGGCTAAGGCATCCAATTCCTATCCTCCTCACTCATGGAAGTGATGTCCAACTATGTAGACAATCCACATTGTTAAGCCCATCATCTA is a genomic window containing:
- the LOC131256884 gene encoding putative clathrin assembly protein At5g35200 isoform X1, yielding MAVPAGTQQSIRKALGVLKDSTQVGLAKVNSDYKDLDIAIVKATNHVEHMAKEKHMRTIFDAISATRPRADVSYCIQTLARRLTKTHNWAVALKTLIIIHRALREVDPSFREELKSYTRSRGQMLNLSHFKDDSSPNAWDYSAWVRTYALYLEERLECFRILKYDVETEHTKTRELNTADMLEQLPALQRLLFRLLGCQPEGTAVYNNVIQYALAMVAGESVKLYSAINDGTLNLVDKFFEMQKHEAVRALDIYRKAGHQAEKLSEFYEICKGLSLLRGQKFIKIEQPAASFITAMEEYVKEAPLALPLQRNVGDDDKGVAPNPKVIKKLSDFPEKPQPSQETAESLKSEISKAPVTTPFTDDILGLNASSQKASQLDEKNALALAIVTSDNPLNTGNGPDLTSGATGWELALVSAPSSNENAVAESKLAGGLDKLTLDSLYDDAMARRTNQNGSYHSGQVAPNPYESAQYTQDPFYASNNIAPPTNVQMATMAKQQAFMMQQQQKVAGQQDTTNPFGNPYEETGVQSHPSNNPFTSLI
- the LOC131256884 gene encoding putative clathrin assembly protein At5g35200 isoform X3 — protein: MAVPAGTQQSIRKALGVLKDSTQVGLAKVNSDYKDLDIAIVKATNHVEHMAKEKHMRTIFDAISATRPRADVSYCIQTLARRLTKTHNWAVALKTLIIIHRALREVDPSFREELKSYTRSRGQMLNLSHFKDDSSPNAWDYSAWVRTYALYLEERLECFRILKYDVETEHTVAGESVKLYSAINDGTLNLVDKFFEMQKHEAVRALDIYRKAGHQAEKLSEFYEICKGLSLLRGQKFIKIEQPAASFITAMEEYVKEAPLALPLQRNVGDDDKGVAPNPKVIKKLSDFPEKPQPSQETAESLKSEISKAPVTTPFTDDILGLNASSQKASQLDEKNALALAIVTSDNPLNTGNGPDLTSGATGWELALVSAPSSNENAVAESKLAGGLDKLTLDSLYDDAMARRTNQNGSYHSGQVAPNPYESAQYTQDPFYASNNIAPPTNVQMATMAKQQAFMMQQQQKVAGQQDTTNPFGNPYEETGVQSHPSNNPFTSLI
- the LOC131256884 gene encoding putative clathrin assembly protein At5g35200 isoform X2, producing MAVPAGTQQSIRKALGVLKDSTQVGLAKVNSDYKDLDIAIVKATNHVEHMAKEKHMRTIFDAISATRPRADVSYCIQTLARRLTKTHNWAVALKTLIIIHRALREVDPSFREELKSYTRSRGQMLNLSHFKDDSSPNAWDYSAWVRTYALYLEERLECFRILKYDVETEHTKTRELNTADMLEQLPALQRLLFRLLGCQVAGESVKLYSAINDGTLNLVDKFFEMQKHEAVRALDIYRKAGHQAEKLSEFYEICKGLSLLRGQKFIKIEQPAASFITAMEEYVKEAPLALPLQRNVGDDDKGVAPNPKVIKKLSDFPEKPQPSQETAESLKSEISKAPVTTPFTDDILGLNASSQKASQLDEKNALALAIVTSDNPLNTGNGPDLTSGATGWELALVSAPSSNENAVAESKLAGGLDKLTLDSLYDDAMARRTNQNGSYHSGQVAPNPYESAQYTQDPFYASNNIAPPTNVQMATMAKQQAFMMQQQQKVAGQQDTTNPFGNPYEETGVQSHPSNNPFTSLI